The following coding sequences are from one Schizosaccharomyces osmophilus chromosome 1, complete sequence window:
- the irs1 gene encoding cytoplasmic isoleucine-tRNA ligase Irs1, translated as MSFNVPKEEEKVLAFWREIDAFRTQLKLSEGRPEFTFFDGPPFATGLPHHGHLLASTIKDSVTRYACLKGYHVERRFGWDTHGLPVEHEIDKKLGISRTEDVMRIGIDKYNAECRNIVMTYAAEWRATVERLGRWIDFDNDYKTLYPSFMESIWWVFKELFEKKKVYRGFRVMPYSTACTTPLSNFEAQQNYKEVPDPAVVVAFELVNDPEVGVLAWTTTPWTLPSNLALAVNPKLEYLKILDKESNKKYILQEACLGILYKNPKKASFEILERFSGSKLNGSKYKPLFPYFASDYEERAFVIYGADYVEEGSGTGIVHQAPAFGEADYDAAWANGIIDADHPAPCPIDEKGCYTEEISDFVGQYVKDADKEIIRTLKNRGSLVRHSQVFHSYPFCWRSDTPLLYRAVPSWFVKVKGITDQMVDNVMKTHWVPQNIRDKRFANWLSNARDWNVSRNRYWGTPIPLWASEDYEEIICIGSVKELEELSGVSGIKDLHRDSIDHITIPSKQGKGTLRRISEVFDCWFESGSMPYSSRHYPFENSESFMNGFPADFISEGVDQTRGWFYTLTVLGTLLHGVAPYKNVIVSGLVMAEDGKKMSKRLKNYPEPNYVIQKYGSDALRLFLINSPVVRAEVLKFKEEGVREVVTRVLIPWWNSYKFFDGQAALYKKVTGKDFVYKEDAELSKNVMDRWILARCQYLIQFVDQEMQQYRLYTVVPQLLGLIEEMTNWYIRFNRRRLKGENGEQETVVALNVLFTVLFTLARIMAPFTPYITENIYQQLRNYMDIDHNDISLRSVHFLPFPSYREELSDETVLRRVKRMQTIIDLTRYVREQNNISLKTPLRNLVVIVTDPEYLEDAKSLEAYILEELNVREVVFTAEEEKYGVVYSAQADWPVLGKKLRKDMARVKKALPSVTTEDVKQFQKNKEMLLDGIKLVEGDLQIIRSVQNENEHLKSNTDGTCIVLLDTENDPQLQSEGLAREVINRVQRLRKKSQLQVTDDVRMTYSFKNDTIGLEKAIEANDALFTKILRRGIEKGTENKQSGLIAAEEQDVQGASFVLSLLKL; from the coding sequence ATGTCATTTAATGTAcctaaagaagaagaaaaggttttgGCGTTTTGGCGCGAAATTGATGCCTTTCGCACCCAACTAAAGCTTTCCGAAGGACGTCCTgaatttactttctttgaCGGTCCTCCTTTTGCAACTGGTCTCCCACATCATGGACATTTGCTTGCTTCCACAATCAAGGATAGCGTTACTCGTTACGCCTGTTTGAAGGGCTACCACGTTGAACGCCGTTTCGGTTGGGATACTCATGGTTTACCCGTTGAGCATGAAATAGATAAGAAGCTTGGTATTTCTAGAACTGAGGATGTCATGAGAATTGGCATTGACAAATATAATGCTGAGTGTCGTAACATTGTTATGACTTATGCTGCCGAATGGCGTGCAACTGTTGAGCGTTTGGGTCGTTGGATTGACTTTGATAACGACTATAAGACTTTGTACCCTTCTTTCATGGAAAGTATTTGGTGGGTTTTTAAggaactttttgaaaagaagaaggtttATCGTGGATTCCGTGTTATGCCTTATTCTACTGCTTGTACAACCCCTTTAAGTAACTTTGAAGCTCAGCAAAATTACAAGGAAGTTCCTGATCCTGCAGTTGTTGTTGCTTTTGAACTTGTCAACGATCCAGAAGTCGGTGTTCTTGCTTGGACCACCACTCCTTGGACATTGCCTTCCAATTTGGCTTTAGCTGTTAACCCCAAACTTGAATACCTAAAGATTTTGGATAAGGagtcaaacaaaaaatacattttaCAAGAGGCTTGTCTTGGAATTCTCTACAAGAACCCCAAAAAGGCTAGctttgaaattttggagCGCTTCAGCGGTTCTAAATTGAACGGATCGAAGTATAAGCCTCTTTTCCCTTACTTTGCTTCTGATTATGAAGAACGTGCTTTTGTTATATACGGTGCTGATTACGTTGAAGAAGGTTCTGGTACTGGTATTGTTCACCAAGCTCCTGCTTTCGGTGAAGCAGATTATGACGCTGCTTGGGCAAACGGTATTATCGATGCTGATCATCCTGCTCCATGCCCTATTGATGAAAAGGGTTGCTATACCGAAGAAATCTCTGACTTTGTTGGCCAATACGTCAAGGATGCcgataaagaaattatcCGTACTTTAAAGAATAGAGGCTCTTTAGTGCGCCATAGCCAAGTTTTCCATAGTTACCCCTTCTGTTGGCGTTCGGACACACCCCTTCTATACCGTGCTGTACCCAGTTGGTTTGTTAAGGTTAAAGGTATCACTGATCAAATGGTGGACAATGTGATGAAAACGCACTGGGTCCCTCAAAACATTCGTGATAAGCGTTTTGCCAACTGGCTTAGCAATGCTCGTGATTGGAATGTTTCACGTAACAGATACTGGGGTACTCCTATTCCTTTGTGGGCTAGTGAAGACTACGAAGAAATTATTTGCATTGGTTCAGTTAAGGAACTTGAGGAGCTTTCCGGTGTTTCAGGTATTAAGGACCTCCATAGAGATAGTATCGACCATATTACTATCCCTTCAAAGCAAGGTAAAGGTACTCTTCGCCGTATTTCCGAAGTTTTTGATTGTTGGTTTGAATCGGGTAGCATGCCTTATTCTTCTCGTCATtatccttttgaaaattcagAGAGTTTCATGAATGGTTTCCCCGCCGACTTCATCTCTGAAGGTGTTGATCAGACCCGTGGTTGGTTCTACACGCTTACCGTATTGGGCACATTATTACATGGCGTCGCTCCTTACAAGAACGTAATTGTTAGCGGCTTGGTCATGGCTGAAGACGGTAAAAAAATGTCTAAGCGTCTTAAGAATTATCCTGAACCTAATTATGTTATCCAAAAGTATGGTTCTGATGCTCTCCGTCTGTTCCTCATTAATTCTCCAGTCGTACGTGCTGAAGTTTTGAAGTTTAAGGAAGAGGGTGTTAGAGAAGTTGTCACGAGAGTCTTGATTCCTTGGTGGAACAGTTATAAGTTTTTTGATGGCCAAGCTGCTCTTTATAAGAAGGTGACCGGAAAAGATTTCGTATATAAGGAAGATGCTGAGCTTAGCAAGAACGTCATGGACCGCTGGATTCTTGCTCGCTGTCAATATCTTATTCAGTTCGTTGATCAAGAAATGCAGCAATACCGTCTGTACACGGTTGTCCCTCAATTACTTGGTcttattgaagaaatgacTAACTGGTACATCCGTTTCAACAGACGTAGATTGAAGGGTGAAAACGGTGAGCAGGAAACTGTTGTGGCTTTGAATGTCCTCTTCactgttttgtttacccTTGCCCGCATCATGGCTCCTTTCACACCTTACATAACTGAGAACATTTACCAACAACTCAGAAACTACATGGATATTGATCATAATGACATCTCTTTACGCTCGGTTcactttcttcctttcccTTCATATAGAGAAGAGCTTTCAGATGAGACTGTTTTGCGTCGTGTCAAGCGCATGCAAACTATTATTGATCTTACTCGTTATGTGCGTGAACAAAAcaatatttctttgaagaCACCTTTGAGAAATCTTGTGGTTATCGTCACTGATCCTGAATATCTTGAGGATGCTAAGTCATTGGAGGCTTATATTCTGGAAGAACTCAACGTCCGTGAAGTCGTTTTCACCgccgaagaagaaaagtatGGCGTTGTTTACAGTGCTCAAGCTGATTGGCCTGTTTTGGGTAAGAAGCTTCGTAAAGATATGGCACGCGTTAAGAAGGCTCTTCCCAGCGTTACTACCGAAGACGTCAAacaattccaaaagaataaagagaTGCTTCTTGATGGCATTAAGTTGGTTGAAGGTGACTTACAGATTATACGGTCTGttcaaaacgaaaatgaaCATTTGAAATCTAATACTGACGGTACCTGTATCGTTTTACTTGATACCGAGAATGACCCTCAGTTGCAATCTGAAGGTTTGGCTCGCGAGGTTATTAACCGTGTTCAGCGTCTTCGCAAAAAGAGTCAATTGCAGGTCACCGACGACGTTCGCATGActtattctttcaaaaatgatACTATTGGGTTAGAAAAAGCTATTGAGGCAAATGatgctttgtttaccaagATTTTGCGTCGGGGTATCGAAAAAGGTACCGAAAATAAGCAATCCGGCTTAATTGCCGCAGAAGAACAAGATGTTCAAGGTGCTTCTTTCGTTTTAAGTCTTCTTAAGCTCTAG
- the gsk31 gene encoding serine/threonine protein kinase Gsk31, which produces MSDDSHVETKVVLDPKTGEERTLSYELFQVIGSGSFGIVMKAKIVGSQQYIAVKRVFQDKRYKNRELQIMRAISHQNIVNLIAFFHTHNPTNDETHLSLLLEYSPETVFEDMRWYTRRHKSLSTLSIKIYAFQIFRALSYLHSTGICHRDIKPQNLLVDYRTGVLKLCDFGSAKILIPSEPNVSYICSRYYRAPELVFGATHYTTKIDVWSAGCVIAELILGRPLFPGDSSVEQLVEIIKVLGTPTQQEITSMNPNYVHHALPNVRPHFLESILPKHVPKNVLDLLKSILVYVPSKRISAIEVLTHPFFDELRDPNVKYSVERDSDVHDLPLPPLFNFSLEELSIRPNLNKSILPPHEYENLDVDINNFKPMLVKQANLDV; this is translated from the exons ATGAGTG ATGACTCGCAcgtagaaacaaaagttgtCTTGGACCCAAAAACCGGGGAAGAACGAACGCTTTCCTATGAGCTATTTCAAGTCATAGGCTCGGGGAGTTTTGGCATTGTTATGAAGGCAAAGATAGTAGGGAGCCAACAATACATCGCTGTTAAGCGTGTATTCCAGGACAAGCGATACAAG AATCGAGAGCTCCAAATCATGCGTGCCATATCCCACCAAAATATCGTAAATTTAATAGCATTTTTTCACACCCACAATCCAACAAATGATGAAACTCACTTATCCTTGTTGCTTGAATACTCACCAGAAACTGTGTTTGAGGATATGAGATGGTACACTCGGCGTCATAAATCTCTTTCTACGCTTTCCATTAAAATATACGCATTCCAGATTTTCCGCGCTCTTTCTTACTTACATAGCACCGGAATCTGCCATCGCGATATTAAACCTCAGAACCTTTTAGTCGATTATCGAACTGGTGTCTTGAAACTATGTGATTTTGGAAGTGCAAAAATATTAATTCCTTCTGAGCCCAACGTTTCTTATATTTGCTCACGTTATTACAGGGCACCTGAATTGGTGTTTGGAGCAACCCATTACACCACCAAAATTGATGTTTGGTCGGCCGGCTGTGTCATAGCGGAATTGATTTTAGGTCGCCCATTGTTTCCTGGAGATAGTAGCGTGGAGCAATTGGTGgaaattataaaagttCTTGGAACGCCTACTCAACAAGAAATCACTTCCATGAATCCTAATTACGTCCATCACGCTTTACCAAATGTACGTCCACACTTCCTGGAATCAATTCTACCAAAACATGTACCAAAGAATGTTTTGGACCTATTAAAGAGTATTTTGGTTTACGTACCCTCCAAACGTATTTCTGCGATTGAAGTCCTTACTCATCCATTCTTTGACGAACTACGCGACCCGAATGTAAAATATAGTGTTGAGAGAGATTCCGATGTTCATGATTTACCACTTCCTCCACTATTTAATTTCTCTTTGGAGGAGCTTTCCATTCGCCCTAATTTAAATAAGAGCATACTACCACCGCACGAATACGAAAACCTCGATGTTGATATTAATAATTTCAAGCCTATGTTAGTCAAACAGGCAAACCTCGATGtttga
- the sfi1 gene encoding spindle pole body half bridge protein Sfi1: protein MSKNGAQNRDIEHGRRTMPSELRRDLEILRRILLRLSVSKDDSSPLSVFKAYENVLRENGLSPSENRYYIRVLFRLISTKRYSWEQEWKNLMSRMGFSHLSPSLQAPLNYLSNEGSDDPFTVQDLNKRKTNHEEKENVRVGNNFASNAAKTIKSLSAMSRLADQFRSIREHQLLATTFYYILDKHMYQQRITTIYERKATAVHRAFLLLKYFPMWMQKMRQVREVMYTAESAYNLVVQENFMYAWRKKTREVYARYIEEQKKEFLHTTILQWNNLANKWREKHERILLLRFLTQWKLRRKQKSNKRIEAVSFYCHTLFKNRFRTWRLKSNISSIRKVQKRSVLATSFLKWQDTLKKKQQLRNGAKAEFISNSKKTVVSKWYSKASNHFTQYEEADEFYYTLLLQKMLLYWKLKTTACRKLDVWTDEHDVEILKAAFGRWRHRFSRIEDGLQLANYILQDTFLTRWRLAIKTSKFRKSKEYALLARVYKFWQIKEKERAFGYHYNQRLVVKAWDTWIEQTQGLLEAKDIAEDLYQERLLKAAKNCILKWRMKLLEQEELLIHGDDLYEKKIKLNVWSRWKYFMQRKARLRWRADLMYDKKLIKLSMKMWRDVCEEEITIKLETKVVDFQASMTEKLVDRYWNIWIEKVMKLSALAMVADQARQRVLIRAYETWSYRHNEFKEKLERAEQFYNERLLRSALIFWRYQLRAVQFLQNISDWKRREFDKGIMRRTFDSWNLLTFRVTSHTMQAERFYQQKQSKLLGKMFRRWIQRYRVNIEDSSILENSSGMDEYSNSMHTFDTTMPMQYESVLGTPANFQRQWKQELKTPISRFSKYLRPIPPKTQ, encoded by the exons ATGAGCAAAAATGGTGCTCAAAACAGAGACATAGAGCATGGTCGACGAACCATGCCTTCAGAGCTACGTCGTG ATTTAGAGATCTTGCGAAGAATATTGTTGCGGCTTAGTGTTTCAAAGGACGACTCTTCTCCATTGTCAGTTTTTAAGGCATATGAAAATGTATTGCGGGAAAATGGGCTTAGTCCTTCTGAAAATCGTTACTATATTCGTGTTTTATTCCGTTTAATTTCTACGAAGAGATACTCTTGGGAGCAAGAGTGGAAGAATTTGATGTCAAGAATGGGGTTTTCTCACTTGTCACCGAGTTTACAAGCTCCTTTAAATTATCTTTCGAATGAGGGTTCCGACGATCCATTTACCGTTCAAGATTTaaataagagaaaaacTAACcacgaagaaaaagagaacgTCAGGGTCGGTAATAATTTTGCTAGTAATGCTGCGAAAACGATAAAGTCGCTTTCAGCAATGTCTCGTCTGGCGGACCAGTTTCGTTCTATTCGTGAGCATCAGCTGTTAGCAACGaccttttattatattcTCGATAAACACATGTATCAGCAAAGAATTACTACTATTTACGAGCGAAAAGCTACTGCTGTACATCGTGCTTTTTTGCTGCTCAAATATTTCCCTATGTGGATGCAAAAGATGCGCCAGGTAAGAGAAGTCATGTATACGGCTGAGAGCGCATATAATTTAGTTGTGCAGGAAAACTTTATGTACGCGTGGCGTAAAAAGACACGAGAGGTATATGCACGATACATTGAAGagcagaaaaaggaatttttacATACTACTATCCTTCAATGGAACAATTTAGCAAATAAGTGGAGAGAAAAACATGAACGAATCCTTTTGTTGCGATTTCTGACTCAGTGGAAGCTTCGGCGGAAacagaaaagcaataaacGAATTGAAGCAGTGAGCTTTTATTGTCATACGCTATTTAAAAACAGATTTCGAACATGGAGACTAAAATCCAACATATCGTCTATAAGAAAagtccaaaaaagaagtgtACTAGCGacttcatttttgaaatggcAAGACACTctcaagaagaagcaacAGTTAAGAAATGGAGCGAAGGCTGAATTTATCAGCAACTCTAAAAAAACGGTTGTATCAAAATGGTATTCGAAAGCTTCAAATCACTTTACACAATATGAAGAGGCAGATGAATTTTACTATACACTActgcttcaaaaaatgctACTTTATTGGAAATTGAAAACGACTGCTTGTAGAAAACTTGATGTTTGGACGGATGAACATGATGTGGAAATATTAAAGGCTGCGTTCGGACGCTGGAGACATCGGTTTTCTCGCATAGAAGATGGCCTGCAACTTgcaaattatattttacaAGACACCTTTCTGACAAGGTGGCGGTTAGCtataaaaacaagtaaGTTTCGCAAAAGCAAGGAGTATGCGCTCCTGGCTAGGGTTTATAAGTTTTGgcaaatcaaagaaaaagaacgtGCCTTTGGGTATCATTATAATCAACGACTGGTGGTGAAAGCATGGGATACTTGGATCGAGCAGACACAAGGACTTCTAGAAGCGAAGGACATTGCAGAAGACCTTTATCAGGAGCGCCTATTAAAGGCAGCCAAGAATTGTATTTTAAAATGGCGCATGAAATTACTGGAACAAGAAGAGCTGCTTATCCATGGGGATGATCtctacgaaaaaaaaatcaaacttAATGTTTGGAGTAGATGGAAATATTTTATGCAAAGAAAGGCTAGATTACGTTGGCGAGCTGATTTGATGTACGACAAAAAACTTATAAAACTATCAATGAAAATGTGGAGAGACGTttgtgaagaagaaattaccATAAAATTGGAAACGAAGGTAGTCGATTTTCAAGCGTCGATGACTGAAAAGCTAGTAGATCGTTATTGGAACATATGGATAGAAAAGGTTATGAAGCTTTCTGCACTTGCCATGGTGGCCGATCAGGCACGGCAGCGTGTATTAATAAGGGCCTATGAGACATGGTCCTACCGACACAACGAGTTTAAAGAGAAATTAGAGCGAGCGGAACAATTTTATAATGAACGACTATTACGTTCGGCATTAATATTTTGGAGGTACCAACTGCGGGCAGTACAATTTCTGCAAAATATTAGTGATTGGAAGCGACGGGAATTTGACAAAGGAATTATGCGCCGGACGTTTGATTCTTGGAATTTGTTGACATTCCGTGTCACGAGTCATACAATGCAAGCCGAGCGATTTtaccaacaaaaacaaagcaaactTTTGGGTAAGATGTTTCGACGATGGATCCAGCGGTATCGGGTGAATATTGAAGACTCGTCGATACTGGAGAACTCTTCAGGTATGGATGAATATTCCAATTCGATGCATACATTTGATACAACGATGCCAATGCAGTATGAAAGTGTTTTGGGAACTCCTGCAAATTTTCAGCGACAATGGAAGCAAGAGCTGAAAACGCCCATTTCTagattttccaaatatttgCGACCTATTCCTCCAAAAACTCAATAA
- the hhf2 gene encoding histone H4 h4.2 has product MSGRGKGGKGLGKGGAKRHRKILRDNIQGITKPAIRRLARRGGVKRISALVYEETRAVLKLFLESVIRDAVTYTEHAKRKTVTSLDVVYSLKRQGRTIYGFGG; this is encoded by the coding sequence ATGTCTGGCCGCGGTAAAGGAGGAAAAGGATTAGGAAAGGGTGGTGCCAAGCGTCACCGTAAGATTCTGCGTGACAATATCCAAGGTATTACTAAACCTGCAATTCGTCGTCTTGCGCGCCGTGGTGGTGTCAAGCGTATTTCTGCTTTGGTCTATGAAGAGACTCGTGCTGTCTTGAAGTTGTTCTTGGAAAGTGTTATTCGCGATGCTGTCACCTATACCGAACACGCCAAGCGTAAGACCGTCACTTCTTTGGACGTTGTCTATTCTTTGAAGCGCCAAGGCCGTACTATTTATGGTTTCGGTGGTTAA
- the vps68 gene encoding vacuolar sorting protein Vps68, translated as MPLFDTSLFRFRLSSLHLSSRTLGVYFAGVMFASAVWVFIDTALYSAFNYGSTLHITFVDWIPFLCSVLGMIIVNSIDKSRLSGDSFAYTDESLARKARFILFIGFALLAGGLGGSFTVFILKYVVPGYSLTMGIANVICNVLFMISATTLWITGNMNDDYHYNLQL; from the exons ATGCCATTGTTCGATACATCtttgtttcgttttcgATTGTCATCTCTCCATCTTTCTTCGAGAACCTTGGGGGTTTACTTTGCTGGTGTCATG TTTGCCTCGGCTGTTTGGGTTTTCATAGATACAGCACTTTATAGCGCTTTTAATTATGGCAGCACACTACATATAACCTTTGTCGACTGGATCCCATTCCTATGTTCTGTTCTTGGCATGATCAT TGTAAACTCTATTGACAAGTCTCGCCTTAGTGGTGATTCCTTTGCATATACAGATGAAAGCCTGGCTAGAAAAGCTCGGTTTATTCTCTTTATCGGATTTGCTTTACTTGCCGGTGGATTGGGTGGAAGTTTTACGGTATTCATTCTCAAATACGTCGTCCCTGGCTATTCTCTTACAATGGGTATTGCCAATGTTATTTGCAATGTTCTCTTTATGATTAGCGCTACCACTCTTTGGATCACTGGTAATATGAACGATGATTACCATTATAACTTGCAGCTTTAA
- the hht2 gene encoding histone H3 h3.2, whose amino-acid sequence MARTKQTARKSTGGKAPRKQLASKAARKAAPATGGVKKPHRYRPGTVALREIRRYQKSTELLIRKLPFQRLVREIAQDFKTDLRFQSSAVGALQEAVEAYLVSLFEDTNLCAIHGKRVTIQPKDMQLARRLRGERA is encoded by the coding sequence ATGGCTCGTACTAAACAAACCGCACGTAAATCCACTGGTGGTAAGGCCCCTCGTAAGCAACTTGCTTCAAAGGCCGCCCGTAAAGCTGCTCCCGCAACTGGTGGTGTCAAGAAGCCTCACCGTTATCGTCCTGGTACCGTTGCTCTTCGTGAAATTCGTCGTTACCAAAAGTCGACTGAATTGTTGATTCGTAAGCTTCCTTTCCAACGTTTGGTTCGTGAAATTGCCCAAGATTTTAAGACTGACTTGCGTTTCCAATCTTCTGCCGTCGGTGCTCTTCAAGAAGCCGTTGAAGCTTACCTTGTTTCACTTTTCGAAGACACCAACTTGTGTGCTATTCACGGTAAGCGTGTCACTATTCAACCCAAGGATATGCAATTGGCCCGTCGTCTTCGTGGTGAACGCGCTTAA